The following are encoded in a window of Castanea sativa cultivar Marrone di Chiusa Pesio chromosome 9, ASM4071231v1 genomic DNA:
- the LOC142609781 gene encoding protein virilizer homolog isoform X1 — protein sequence MGRPEPYVLFSQTFNHPHLDEYVDEVLFSEPIVITACEFLEQNASSASQAVTLLGATSPPSFALEVFVKCEGETRFRRLCLPFLYSHSSSNVLEVEAVVTNHLVVRGSYRSLSLIIYGNTAEDLGQFNIEFDDNSLRNLVSSAEGKLEDLPLALHSTNLTIEDSIFSLNALSLPVVASDISVEVKQFLQMLLKILELSKLGDAVDKTVSVVVSAASSYVTRDLCYAANSQKNLTRGKSKECEELHGVISEAREELLELFKVLQHESGSGSADSLAGCTFLDYEADLVNSKELVDLFSQYFEFSKNSSSFGHQQLSQEKNVILGLSVALFLCSSRESCFHFVNSGGMEQLAHLFCHDKQNSTAITLLLLGVIEQATRYSIGCEGFFGWWPREDENVPSGISEGYSQLLKLLLQKPRHDVGSLATHVLHRLRFYEVASRYECAVLSVLGGLSSVSRVTSVTLNMLISAKSQLKRLLNLINSRGPIEDPSPVACASRSLIIGQTEGLLSYKATSSLIASSNCCFSNWDIDLHLLELLKERGFLPLSAALLSSSILRSEVGHTMDVFVDIASSIEALIFSLLFCRSGLIFLLNHPELSATIIHALRGGDDVNKEEFLPLRYASILISKGFFCSLQEVGMIVGVHLRVVNAIDRLLTSTPHSEEFLWVLWELCGLSRSDCGHQALLALGYFPEAVSVLIEALHFVKDSEPDAKISGVSPLDLAISHSAAEILEVIVTDSTASTLSSWIGHALEIHRALLSSSPGSNRKDAPTRLVEWIDAGVVYHKNGATGLLRYAAVLASGGDAHLTSTSILVSDLTDGENAVGESSSGSDINVMETLGKFISDKSFDGVTLRDSSVAQLTTAFRILAFISENSTVAAVLYDEGAIAVIYAVLVSCRFMLERSSNNYDYLVDEGTECNSTSDLLLERNREQSLVDLLVPSLVLLINLLQKLQETKEQHRNTKLMNALLQLHREVSPKLAACAADLSSPYPVSALGFGAVCHLIVSALACWPVYGWTPGLFHSLLASVHAASLLTLGPKETCSLLCLLNDLFPEEGIWLWKNGMPLLSAFRTLAIGTLLGPQKERQVNWYLESAHLEKLLSQLTPQLEKLAQIIQHYAISALVVIQDMLRVLIIRIACQNADNASLLLQPILSWIRDCVSEPSSPSDTDAYKVYRLLDFLASLLEHPCGKALLLKEGAVLMLTQVLDRCFDSFDVDSKQILDSKYSAKYGFTLLSWCVPVFKSFLLLCNARTPRQYPGKLNMHNYGNLSTEDCSLILSYLLKFCLVLPVGKELLACLTALRELGSCNEGRSALAAISFHIQSANQELESDRGHERDENYNLFSEFEWRRRPPLLSCWKKLLRSVDIKDDLSTNVIEAVDALCLGALHFCMDGKSGVALKYLFGLPDDMSGTDGFSEENINYIQELITLLRSKISADDHAATSDMDATLYQVTKSTESLLSLLQKPTGSVKVDDILVPLLPNDVFISSKIHRLANGSTIKDDDYLNLGVLGDKFLWECPDDRLSQTTISGKRKVSSVDGTSKRARGENSPAEVTPQGAYSRGLGPSNTPSGSTRRDNFRGRKPNTSRPPSMHVDDYVARERNIDNSSNSNVIAVPRLGSTGGRPPSIHVDKFMALERERQNPVATVVGEAAAQAKNIAPANGAEVEKFNKSKQLKTELDDDLQGIDIVFDGEESESDDKLPFPQPDDNLQQPDPVIVEQSSPHSIVEETESDVNENSQFSHLGTPIASNADENTQSEFSSKMSVSRPGMPLTREHSVSSDKKYFEQSDETNNVFQVKTSIGFDSAAASSSGFAASVYNSASASVQLPGESRIAPQNIYPKNSPQHAVNVPLATGSPGLYDQRFRPNQPPLPPMPPPSTILPVISQTSDPVPSQSSPFINPVTDVQQSLPAAFLVQSDYSSTSSLPMPDSKYSRTSISSPSGSARPPPPLPPTPPPFSSPYNLTSIKTSTSQSSVYNQTSVGTTYPLPPLMPSMGFNRPGSIPMNLYGSSPNQQLGENPQSILQSLNIPQSSIPSIHSIAQLQPLQPPQLTRLPHPPQHPRPPIQASQQLEQGVSLQNQTQMQVHPLQLLQQSQVSSFNNYYQSQQEFSHAQQQQQVEHAQQHALHQQGDVGIQQQQDPGMSLHEYFKSPEAIQSLLSDRDKLCQLLEQHPKLMQMLQERLGQL from the exons ATGGGTCGACCCGAACCCTACGTCTTGTTCTCCCAGACCTTCAATCATCCCCATCTCGACGAGTACGTCGACGAG GTATTATTTTCTGAACCCATTGTAATCACTGCCTGCGAGTTTCTTGAACAAAACGCTTCTTCGGCCTCTCAAGCTGTAACGCTTCTCGG gGCTACTTCACCACCTTCATTTGCTTTGGAAGTATTTGTTAAATGTGAGGGGGAAACAAGGTTTAGGCGTCTCTGCCTGCCTTTTCTTTATTCTCATTCTTCATCTAATGTGCTAGAAGTAGAG GCTGTTGTAACTAATCATCTGGTTGTAAGGGGCAGCTACCGTAGTCTAAGTTTAATAATATATGGAAACACGGCAGAGGATTTGGGGCAGTTCAACAttgaatttgatgataactCGCTGAGAAATTTAGTTAGTTCTGCTGAGGGAAAGCTTGAAGATCTCCCTCTGGCATTGCACTCAACTAACCTGACAATCGAGGACTCTATATTCTCTCTGAATGCGTTATCCCTTCCAGTTGTTGCATCAGATATATCTGTCGAGGTTAAGCAGTTCTTACAGATGTTGTTAAAGATTTTAGAGTTGTCGAAACTTGGGGATGCAGTGGATAAAACTGTAAGTGTTGTGGTTTCAGCAGCCTCTTCATATGTTACCCGTGACTTATGTTATGCCGCAAACAGTCAGAAAAATCTTACACGTGGCAAGTCAAAAGAATGTGAGGAACTGCATGGTGTCATCAGTGAGGCCAGAGAAGAGCTTCTTGAGCTCTTTAAAGTACTTCAACATGAATCAGGGAGTGGATCTGCTGACTCGTTGGCGGGATGCACTTTTCTTGATTATGAGGCTGATCTGGTTAATTCCAAGGAGTTGGTTGATTTGTTTAGCCAGTACTTTGAGTTTAGCAAGAACTCCTCAAGTTTTGGACACCAACAGCTTTCACAG gaaaaaaatgtcattctaGGGTTGAGCGTGGCTCTCTTCCTGTGCTCTAGTAGAGAGAGCTGCTTTCACTTTGTCAATAGTGGGGGAATGGAGCAGCTTGCACACCTTTTTTGCCATGACAAACAGAATTCTACTGCCATCACATTGCTGCTACTTGGAGTTATTGAGCAGGCTACTCGGTATTCAATTGGGTGTGAGGGATTTTTTGGTTGGTGGCCtcgtgaagatgaaaatgtCCCTTCTGGTATTAGTGAAGGTTATAGTCAACTGTTGAAGTTGTTATTACAAAAACCTCGTCATGATGTTGGTTCTCTTGCAACTCATGTCCTCCACCGCCTAAGATTTTATGAAGTTGCTTCAAGATATGAG TGTGCAGTTCTGTCTGTTTTGGGAGGCCTCTCTTCTGTCAGTAGGGTTACCAGTGTTACCTTAAACATGCTTATCAGTGCTAAATCTCAACTTAAGAGGCTCCTG AACTTGATAAATTCGCGTGGTCCAATTGAAGATCCTTCTCCAGTGGCCTGTGCAAGCAGATCATTAATTATTGGTCAAACAGAAGGATTATTGTCATATAAAGCAACCAGTAGCTTGATTGCTTCATCAAATTGTTGTTTTTCAAATTGGGACATTGACTTGCATTTGCTGGAACTTCTTAAG GAGAGGGGATTTCTTCCGTTGTCAGCTGCACTGTTGTCATCATCAATATTGCGTTCAGAAGTTGGACATACTATGGACGTATTTGTTGATATTGCATCGTCAATTGAGGCCTTAattttttcacttcttttttgtCGCTCAG GCTTAATATTCCTACTAAATCACCCTGAACTTTCAGCTACAATAATTCATGCTCTAAGGGGTGGTGATGATGTAAATAAGGAAGAATTTCTTCCTCTTCGGTATGCATCCATTTTAATATCAAAGGGTTTCTTTTGCAGTCTGCAGGAAGTTGGCATGATTGTAGGGGTACATTTGAGGGTG GTTAATGCCATAGATCGTTTGCTTACATCAACTCCACACTCTGAAGAATTTTTATGGGTATTGTGGGAACTTTGTGGTCTGTCTAG GTCTGATTGTGGTCACCAGGCTCTGTTGGCTCTTGGATATTTTCCGGAG GCTGTTTCAGTTTTAATTGAAGCATTACACTTTGTCAAGGACTCAGAGCCAGATGCCAAGATCAGTG GTGTTTCACCGCTAGATCTTGCAATATCTCACTCAGCGGCTGAGATTCTTGAAGTCATTGTTACTGATTCAACAGCGTCTACTCTTTCTTCTTGGATTGGACATGCTTTAGAAATCCATAGGGCTCTACTTTCCTCTTCTCCAGGCTCCAATAGAAAAGATGCTCCTACACGGCTGGTGGAATGGATAGATGCTGGTGTAGTTTATCATAAAAATGGGGCGACTGGTCTTCTACGGTATGCTGCTGTGTTGGCTTCTGGAGGAGATGCCCACTTAACTTCAACCAGCATCCTTGTGTCAGATCTGACGGATGGTGAGAATGCTGTTGGAGAATCTTCCAGTGGTTCTGATATCAATGTTATGGAGACTCTTGGAAAATTTATTTCTGACAAGTCATTTGATGGTGTTACCCTTCGGGATTCTTCCGTGGCACAGTTGACGACAGCGTTTCGAATTTTGGCATTTATTTCTGAGAACTCA ACTGTAGCTGCTGTTCTGTATGATGAAGGTGCCATAGCTGTTATCTACGCGGTTCTGGTTAGCTGCAGGTTCATGCTTGAGAGGTCCTCAAACAATTATG ATTACCTTGTTGATGAGGGTACAGAATGCAATTCTACTTCAGATTTACTATTAGAACGTAACCGTGAGCAGAGCTTAGTTGATCTCTTGGTTCCTTCTTTGGTATTGCTGATCAACCTTTTGCAGAAATTACAG GAAACTAAGGAGCAGCATAGAAATACAAAACTAATGAATGCCCTTTTACAATTGCATCGAGAAGTAAG TCCAAAGCTTGCTGCTTGTGCAGCAGACTTATCATCTCCTTATCCCGTTTCGGCACTTGGTTTTGGAGCTGTGTGCCATCTTATTGTGTCAGCACTTGCTTGTTGGCCGGTTTATGGCTGGACTCCTGGCCTTTTCCATTCACTGCTAGCTAGTGTTCATGCTGCCTCATTGCTGACATTGGGCCCAAAAGAAACCTGCAGTTTGCTGTGTCTTTTG AATGATTTATTTCCTGAAGAAGGCATCTGGCTTTGGAAGAATGGAATGCCCTTGTTGAGTGCCTTTAGAACATTAGCTATTGGGACGTTATTGGGACCTCAGAAGGAGAGACAGGTCAACTGGTATCTGGAGTCTGCACACCTTGAAAAGCTGCTTAGCCAATTAACACCTCAGCTTGAGAAACTTGCCCAGATTATCCAACATTATGCCATATCT GCATTGGTGGTCATTCAAGACATGCTGCGAGTTCTAATAATTCGTATTGCTTGCCAAAATGCTGACAACGCTTCTTTACTTCTTCAACCCATATTATCATGGATTCGTGATTGTGTTTCTGAGCCATCTTCTCCATCAGACACAGATGCTTACAAG GTTTACAGATTACTTGATTTTCTTGCTAGCTTATTGGAGCATCCCTGTGGCAAG GCACTATTGTTAAAGGAAGGTGCTGTTCTGATGCTCACGCAAGTGTTGGATAGGTGTTTTGATTCCTTTGATGTGGATTCAAAACAGATTCTAGATAGTAAATATTCAGCTAAATATGGGTTTACTTTACTTAGTTGGTGTGTCCCTGTATTCAAGTCCTTCTTGCTACTTTGTAATGCAAGAACACCACGACAATATCCTGGCAAACTCAATAT GCATAATTATGGAAATTTGAGTACTGAAGACTGTTCACTGATTTTATCTTATCTCCTTAAGTTTTGTCTG GTTCTGCCAGTTGGAAAAGAGTTACTTGCATGTCTTACAGCCTTGAGAGAATTAGGTTCTTGCAATGAAGGTCGGAGTGCTCTGGCAGCTATTTCCTTTCATATCCAATCTGCTAATCAGGAACTTGAATCAGATAGAGGACATGAAAGGGATGAGAATTATAATCTTTTTAGTGAATTTGAGTGGAGAAGGCGCCCCCCTTTGCTAAGTTGCTGGAAGAAGTTGTTGAGATCAGTTGATATAAAAGATGATTTGTCAACTAATGTGATTGAGGCTGTGGATGCATTGTGTTTGGGTGCTTTGCACTTTTGCATGGATGGGAAAAG TGGTGTTGCATTGAAATACCTTTTTGGGCTTCCTGATGATATGTCGGGAACTGATGGCTTTTCTGAAGAGAACATTAATTACATACAGGAATTGATTACTCTATTGAGGTCAAAGATCTCTGCTGATGACCATGCAGCCACTTCTGACATGGATGCCACTTTGTATCAG GTTACAAAGTCTACAGAGTCATTGTTGTCATTGTTGCAGAAGCCTACTGGTTCAGTTAAGGTGGATGATATTCTTGTACCTTTGTTGCCAAATGATGTTTTTATATCATCAAAGATACATCGGCTGGCAAATGGCAGCACCATAAAGGATGATGATTATCTTAACCTAGGAGTACTTGGAGATAAATTCCTGTGGGAATGTCCTGATGATAGATTGTCGCAGACAACAATTTCTGGAAAGAGGAAAGTGTCTTCTGTGGATGGTACAAGTAAGCGTGCTAGAGGAGAAAATTCACCGGCTGAAGTCACTCCCCAGGGTGCATATTCGCGGGGACTGGGTCCTTCTAATACCCCTTCTGGTTCTACCCGCAGGGATAACTTCAGGGGGCGGAAACCAAATACCAGCAGACCGCCTTCTATGCATGTTGATGACTATGTTgcaagagaaagaaatattgatAATTCTAGTAATTCTAATGTAATTGCTGTGCCACGATTGGGATCTACTGGTGGAAGGCCTCCCTCTATACATGTGGATAAATTTATGGCCTTAGAAAGGGAACGGCAGAATCCTGTGGCGACAGTTGTTGGGGAGGCAGCAGCACAAGCGAAGAATATAGCTCCTGCAAATGGTGCAGAAGTGGAGAAGTTCAACAAATCTAAGCAATTGAAAACAGAGCTAGATGATGATCTTCAGGGAATTGATATAGTTTTTGATGGAGAGGAGTCTGAATCTGATGACAAATTGCCCTTTCCTCAGCCAGATGATAATCTACAGCAGCCTGATCCTGTCATAGTTGAGCAGAGTTCTCCCCACTCTATTGTTGAAGAGACAGAGAGTGATGTTAATGAAAATAGCCAATTTTCTCACTTGGGTACACCAATAGCATCTAATGCTGATGAAAACACCCAAAGTGAGTTTTCTTCAAAGATGTCAGTTTCACGTCCTGGAATGCCATTGACTCGAGAACACAGTGTCTCTTCAGATAAAAAGTATTTTGAGCAGTCCGATGAGACCAACAATGTTTTCCAAGTGAAGACCTCCATTGGATTTGATTCTGCAGCAGCAAGTAGTTCTGGGTTTGCTGCCTCTGTTTACAATAGTGCATCAGCGTCTGTACAATTACCAGGCGAGTCTAGGATAGCCCCACAAAATATCTATCCAAAGAACAGCCCACAGCATGCTGTTAATGTACCTCTAGCTACAGGATCTCCGGGACTTTATGACCAGAGATTTCGACCAAACCAACCACCTTTACCTCCAATGCCACCTCCATCAACAATCTTGCCGGTAATATCTCAGACTTCTGATCCAGTTCCAAGTCAGTCATCTCCATTTATTAACCCTGTAACAGATGTACAGCAGTCACTTCCTGCGGCGTTCCTA GTTCAGTCAGATTACAGTTCAACATCTTCCCTTCCAATGCCAGATTCTAAGTATTCCAGGACTTCTATCTCTTCTCCCAGTGGATCTGCAAGGCCGCCACCACCACTTCCTCCTACACCACCTCCATTTTCCAGCCCCTACAATTTAACATCCATTAAAACTTCTACATCCCAATCCTCAGTATACAATCAGACAAGTGTGGGAACAACTTATCCACTACCTCCCTTGATGCCATCCATGGGTTTCAATAGGCCAGGTTCAATTCCCATGAATCTCTATGGAAGTTCCCCAAATCAGCAGCTGGGTGAGAACCCACAAAGTATCTTGCAGAGTCTCAACATCCCTCAGTCTTCCATTCCATCAATACATTCCATTGCTCAGTTGCAGCCACTGCAGCCCCCGCAGCTTACACGTCTGCCACATCCACCACAGCATCCTAGGCCACCTATTCAAGCCTCACAACAGTTAGAACAAGGGGTGTCTTTGCAAAATCAAACTCAAATGCAAGTGCATCCATTACAGTTGCTACAACAGTCACAAGTTTCTTCCTTCAATAATTATTATCAATCTCAACAAGAGTTTTCACATgcacaacaacagcaacaagtAGAACATGCTCAACAGCATGCACTACACCAGCAAGGGGATGTTGGAATCCAGCAGCAACAAGATCCAGGAATGTCGTTACATGAGTACTTCAAATCTCCAGAAGCTATTCAG TCTTTATTGAGTGATCGGGATAAGCTTTGCCAGCTTTTGGAGCAGCATCCAAAACTAATGCAGATGCTTCag GAAAGGTTGGGTCAGCTATAG